One Drechmeria coniospora strain ARSEF 6962 chromosome 01, whole genome shotgun sequence genomic region harbors:
- a CDS encoding RecF/RecN/SMC produces the protein MGKLIRLELFNFKSYKGHHTLLFGDSYFTSIIGPNGSGKSNSMDAISFVLGIKSSHLRSAQLKDLVYRGRVLKTSKINDDGSADATGVINGFRDDDKASRDDPKTAWVMAVYEDDAGEVQKWKRSITKQGASEYRINDRVVTAQQYNESLETENILIKARNFLVFQGDVEAIASQSPQDLTRLIEQISGSLEYKMEYERLQAEAEQAAENQNFQLHRRRGINSEIKQYREQKKEADSFQKKMDEKEAAIITHCLWKLYHFEKAMEVSSSAIQDHQEDLKELRRNVQAYETRLNTARTDQNSAGRLVVRTEKEIKVKERTIEDSKNALVPFDEKIHESSQQSDKLQKQVQKITKEGDEQTDTVNKVRKDIESVSKAHENFEKKIKEQMQKQGRDISDADRKMYNTLRSQVMSRAGANQAKLENLERQHKADEVTVNNLKGKVDGITAAMEKAKAELASTTERQAAAEAAAKEIANEISSKKAEFNRLQSERVRTNQKRTELEEKLEDVARKLREADDGQRQNDREVRMKDMISTLKRMFPGIHGRIGDLCAPKQKKYDEAIIVALGRDFDSVVVDTEKIGVDCVQYLKEQRFAPMTFIPLDNIKVNAVNSVVKGVSGARLTIDTINFDPAVERAVSYACGNSVVCDSLEIAKQICYEKRIAVKAVTLEGYIIHKAGLMTGGRGPEPKGGKRKFEEADVQNLQRMATRLRDEVDRLPKEDRRGSREESLQIELAGLERRLASTNEEAIAFRGNGSSKKRELDNHEKQLRELRPRHEGQVSQLESIKTSVQEFKDAIARVEDEVFAAFCERLGYSDIRAYDLSQGKFEQEVSERRSQFEVQKQRLESRLAWERARYGDTEARIGRMQEQIKRLDQNIKAYAREKQNIDEAIVQEQDELEALRETLEELKADLMDKSRIVSEVRTDLQRRSKEIEERQRQVNALETTVQRNSAGRSALLRRCRLEQIQIPLVEGTLDNLPNEDGLLRQEPESMDVDEGGDGGGNDDDENMMDMALDDHGIEIDYDGVDDKLRASDEASIEDGLVENIALLNTELEKLNPNMRAMERLESVESRLKLTDQEYEESKSTAHAAKEAFSAIKQKRYDMFNKAFTHIQAQISHVYKDLTRSEAYPLGGQAYLDIEEDTDMPYLSGIKYHAMPPLKRFRDMEHLSGGEKTMAALALLFAIHSYQPSPFFVLDEVDAALDNANVDKIKKYIREHAGPGMQFIVISLKTGLFQDSESLVGVYRDQEVNSSRTLTLDTWSLYLHSTHLGGLIAITMDLAVTLIKSVMRAFYQTRDILVVDALILHEALRDDDLAYLMATNTKDLHKICGKLREDRFITVHTRQELREGNPRPSSRTWYYINYRHAIDAIKWRVFTIDKEVQGGTLPANEKKEYFCTFCKAEWTAMEVLDNVGPSGFLCHRCRHTLSEADRNSGGHEQSTRLNDQFKFISELLPKIDAVHIAECSFDRALSKARPVIRDATHQRAPTVAVDAGMDRPMAVKGLANTGPQSIAVNISTSTGLSTAEREAERARKEKIAQQNALPFWMSNSTVTGDSFTGAIGASATDLKREAPKDAASNQLRGNDSSAQIDDIFEKLKAEQVAERAREEANDDEDELDSNEEDEADEFEDLPLMTGDRSDPSVLGASASVMGDTLSGENHSDERATKRVKIKPEPNQDANAGISENSEEEEEEEEELEFEDV, from the exons ATGGGCAAACTCATTAGGCTTGAGCTCTTCA ACTTCAAATCATACAAGGGTCACCACACTCTCCTCTTCGGTGACTCGTATTTCACCTCTATAATTGGTCCCAATGGATCTGGAAAATCGAATTC TATGGACGCCATCTCGTTCGTCCTTGGCATCAAATCGTCTCATCTGCGCTCCGCTCAACTGAAAGACCTCGTCTATCGCGGCCGTGTCCTCAAGACTTCCAAGATTAACGATGACGGATCTGCAGATGCGACTGGCGTTATAAATGGATTCcgggacgacgacaaggctTCTCGAGATGACCCAAAGACTGCCTGGGTAATGGCTGTGtatgaggacgacgccggtgaaGTGCAAAAATGGAAGCGGTCCATCACGAAGCAGGGCGCCAGCGAATACCGAATCAACGATCGCGTCGTTACCGCTCAACAGTACAACGAATCCCTCGAAACGGAGAACATCCTCATCAAAGCTCGCAATTTCCTCGTCTTCCAAGGCGACGTGGAAGCAATTGCCTCGCAGTCACCGCAGGACTTGACGCGCCTCATTGAGCAGATATCTGGCAGTCTGGAATACAAAATGGAATATGAGAGACTTCAGGCAGAGGCCGAGCAAGCCGCTGAGAACCAAAATTTTCAACTGCATCGACGTCGCGGTATCAACTCTGAGATCAAGCAGTACCGCGAAcagaagaaggaggcggaTAGCTTCCAGAAGAAAATGGACGAGAAAGAGGCCGCGATCATCACACACTGCCTGTGGAAACTTTATCATTTTGAAAAGGCGATGGAGGTGTCAAGTTCTGCTATTCAAGATCACCAAGAAGACTTGAAGGAACTGCGCCGAAATGTGCAAGCTTACGAAACCCGTCTGAACACAGCTCGAACGGACCAGAATTCTGCCGGCCGCTTGGTCGTTCGAACCGAGAAGGAGATTAAGGTCAAGGAGAGGACAATCGAGGATAGCAAAAATGCCCTGGTTCCATTTGACGAGAAAATCCACGAATCTTCACAGCAAAGCGACAAACTCCAGAAACAGGTCCAAAAGATAACCAAGGAGGGGGATGAACAGACGGATACTGTCAACAAGGTTCGAAAGGATATCGAGAGTGTCAGCAAAGCTCACGAGAATTTTGAAAAGAAGATCAAAGAGCAGATGCAGAAGCAAGGTAGGGACATAAGTGACGCGGACCGGAAGATGTACAATACGCTTCGGTCCCAAGTCATGTctcgcgccggcgccaaTCAAGCAAAGCTGGAAAATCTAGAGCGTCAGCACAAGGCTGACGAAGTCACCGTCAATAATCTGAAAGGCAAAGTCGACGGCATTACTGCTGCCATggagaaggccaaggcggaaTTGGCTAGTACGACCGAACGACAGGCTGCTGCCGAAGCTGCGGCCAAAGAGATTGCCAATGAAATTTCCAGCAAGAAAGCGGAGTTTAATCGACTCCAGTCCGAGCGGGTGCGAACCAACCAGAAGCGAACCGAACTGGAGGAAAAGCTTGAGGATGTGGCGAGGAAACTCAGGGAGGCAGATGATGGTCAACGGCAGAACGACCGCGAGGTGCGAATGAAGGATATGATTTCAACGTTGAAACGAATGTTTCCCGGCATCCATGGCCGCATCGGCGACTTGTGTGCGCCAAAGCAGAAAAAGTAtgacgaggccatcatcgtcgctTTGGGTCGAGATTTCGACTCTGTCGTGGTGGATACGGAAAAGATTGGTGTCGACTGTGTCCAGTACTTGAAGGAGCAGAGGTTTGCGCCGATGACATTCATTCCGCTCGACAACATCAAGGTCAATGCCGTCAACTCAGTCGTCAAGGGTGTTTCGGGGGCGAGGTTGACAATTGACACCATCAATTTCGATCCGGCTGTGGAGAGAGCCGTTTCCTACGCTTGCGGCAATTCGGTTGTGTGCGATAGCCTGGAAATCGCCAAGCAAATTTGTTATGAGAAAAGGATAGCCGTCAAAGCAGTGACGTTGGAAGGATATATCATCCACAAAGCAGGACTCATGACTGGCGGGCGTGGTCCGGAGCCAAAGGGCGGGAAACGCAAGTTTGAAGAGGCCGATGTTCAGAATCTGCAGCGCATGGCCACCAGGTTGCGGGACGAGGTGGACCGCCTGCCGAAGGAGGATAGGCGCGGCTCGCGAGAAGAATCCCTTCAGATCGAGCTGGCCGGGCTTGAGCGACGGCTTGCGTCGACCAACGAGGAGGCGATAGCGTTCAGGGGGAACGGGAGCAGCAAGAAGCGCGAACTGGACAACCACGAGAAGCAACTGCGGGAACTGCGACCAAGACACGAAGGGCAAGTCTCGCAGCTGGAGAGCATCAAGACGTCGGTGCAAGAATTCAAGGATGCCATCGCCcgggtcgaggacgaagtGTTTGCCGCCTTTTGCGAGCGCCTTGGCTACAGCGACATTCGTGCATATGACCTCTCCCAGGGCAAGTTCGAACAAGAGGTCTCCGAGAGACGGAGTCAGTTTGAAGTTCAGAAACAGAGGCTCGAAAGCCGGCTGGCTTGGGAACGTGCTCGTTACGGCGATACCGAGGCGCGGATCGGACGAATGCAAGAGCAGATAAAACGGCTAGATCAAAACATCAAGGCCTACGCGCGCGAGAAGCAGAATATCGATGAGGCGATAGTCCAGGAGCAAGACGAACTCGAGGCGCTGCGCGAGACATTGGAGGAGCTAAAAGCTGACCTGATGGACAAGAGCAGGATCGTCAGCGAGGTCCGGACTGACCTGCAGCGGCGGAGCAAGGAGATCGAGGAACGCCAGCGACAAGTTAACGCCCTGGAGACGACAGTCCAGAGAAACAGCGCGGGCAGGTCAGCTTTGCTCCGGAGATGTCGATTGGAGCAGATCCAAATCCCGTTGGTGGAGGGAACGTTGGACAATCTTCCCAACGAGGATGGCTTGCTCCGGCAAGAACCCGAATCGATGGAtgtggacgagggcggcgacggcggtggaaacgacgacgacgagaacatGATGGACATGGCCCTCGACGATCACGGCATCGAAATCGACTATGATGGCGTGGACGACAAGCTGAGGGCATCGGACGAAGCATCAATCGAGGACGGGCTGGTGGAAAACATTGCCCTTCTCAACACAGAGTTGGAAAAGCTCAATCCCAACATGCGGGCGATGGAGCGGTTGGAGAGTGTTGAATCGCGCCTCAAACTAACGGACCAGGAGTACGAAGAAtccaagtcgacggcgcacGCTGCCAAGGAAGCTTTCAGCGCCATCAAGCAGAAGCGATACGACATGTTCAACAAGGCCTTCACCCACATCCAAGCTCAAATCTCGCACGTGTACAAGGATCTCACGCGGTCAGAGGCTTATCCCTTGGGTGGCCAGGCGTACCTGGACATTGAGGAGGACACCGACATGCCGTACCTGTCTGGCATTAAGTATCATGCCATGCCACCGCTGAAGCGCTTTCGGGACATGGAGCATCTCTCCGGCGGAGagaagacgatggcggcgctgGCCCTCCTCTTCGCCATCCATAGCTACCAACCTAGTCCTttcttcgtcctcgacgaggtcgatgcAGCGCTGGACAACGCCAATGTTGACAAGATTAAGAAGTACATCAGGGAGCACGCCGGTCCTGGGATGCAGTTTATCGTCATCAGCCTCAAGACGGGCCTGTTTCAAGACTCAGAAAGCTTAGTAGGTGTCTATAGGGACCAAGAGGTCAATAGCTCAAGGACGCTCACATTGGAC ACCTGGTCACTCTACCTCCACTCCACCCATCTGGGTGGTTTGATAGCCATCACCATGGACCTCGCTGTAACACTCATAAAGTCTGTCATGCGGGCGTTTTATCAGACCCGAGACATTCTTGTGGTGGATGCATTAATTCTTCACGAGGC GCTCCGAGATGACGACCTGGCATATCTCATGGCCACCAATACGAAGGACCTCCACAAAATATGCGGTAAATTACGCGAAGACCGCTTCATTACAGT ACATACGAGGCAGGAGCTTCGTGAAGGAAATCCCCGACCAAGCAGTCGAACATGGTATTACATCAACTACCGTCACGCCATAGACGCCATCAAGTGGCGCGTCTTCACCATAGATAAGGAAGTTCAGGGAGGTACTCTGCCAGCCAACGAAAAGAAGGAATACTTTTGCACGTTTTGCAAGGCCGAGTGGACAGCCATGGAAGTCCTCGACAACGTCGGACCGTCCGGCTTCCTTTGCCATCGGTGCCGGCACACGTTGTCTGAAGCCGATCGCAACTCAGGAGGCCATGAGCAGTCGACGCGACTCAACGACCAGTTTAAATTCATTAGCGAGCTGCTCCCCAAGATCGACGCAGTGCACATTGCCGAGTGCAGTTTCGACCGAGCTCTGTCAAAGGCGCGACCTGTGATACGGGATGCTACTCACCAGCGCGCTCCGAcggttgccgtcgacgctggcATGGATCGGCCCATGGCTGTCAAAGGGCTGGCCAACACGGGCCCGCAGTCTATTGCCGTAAATATATCAACCTCGACAGgcttgtcgacggccgagcgagAAGCCGAAAGGGCACGCAAGGAAAAGATAGCGCAGCAGAACGCGCTGCCATTTTGGATGTCGAATAGCACAGTCACTGGCGACTCGTTCACGGGAGCCATCGGGGCCAGCGCGACGGACCTGAAGAGGGAAGCGCCTAAGGATGCTGCAAGTAATCAGTTGCGAGGCAACGATTCTAGTGCCCAGATCGATGACATTTTTGAGAAGCTGAAGGCGGAACAAGTGGCAGAGAGGGCCCGGGAGGAGGCGaacgacgatgaagacgagCTCGACTCGAACGAGGAAGATGAAGCGGACGAGTTTGAGGACTTGCCACTAATGACTGGGGATAGGTCAGACCCGTCTGTGCTTGGAGCTTCGGCAAGCGTCATGGGCGACACTTTGAGCGGTGAAAATCACTCTGATGAGAGGGCCACCAAGAGAGTTAAGATAAAACCGGAGCCGAACCAGGACGCCAACGCAGGAATTTCGGAAAAttccgaggaggaggaggaggaggaggaggaactTGAATTCGAGGATGTATAA
- a CDS encoding Ctf1 transcription factor: MFAQVRCDAASLGVPCTNCVAFQIECRIPTPKRKKAQSATGQASKDSDSDREGQDERRQPTPPFSVPATNAYPRAPTVTHTVEGTPSSSITEAQARQEEADNDTYLNLIMKPKFTRAPITEAGRVAYLGESSNLTLLVHDRQGSSDVVHYPLPENVRGTRARLTELDNVEIDILHQRGAFLLPPRSLCDELVDAYFNWVHPIVPVINRTRFMRQYSDAKNPPSLLLLQAVLLAGSRVCTNAQLMDSNGSTTPAALTFYKRAKALYDANYEDDRVTIVQSLLLLGWYWEGPEDVTKNVFYWSRVATIVAQGSGMHRSVEQSQLSLSDKRLWKRIWWTLFTRDRSVAVALGRPVHINLDDSDVEMLTIDDFVEDEPDCASEFPPNPVHVQFFLQYVKLCEIMGLVLSQQYSVASKGRQRTAIDLTHSDMALADWLQNCPKIVYWEMPRHHFWSALLHSTYYTTLCLLHRAHMPPSGQNRFPDDSPYPSRNIAFQAAAMITSIVENLAARDELRYCPAFIVYSLFSALIMHVYQMRSPVPSIQQVTRDRLRSCMQAMKEVSRVWLVGKMVYTLFESIIGNKVLEERLQKAGAKRHRKTHHGLSQSEQQTKAQDASKRKYDDMAIDFTANAPTPQESYERSRPQTPSANKNEGGGAVQQTGIPSPSVRPSGADTFMGGTSSRPQTRPATPFNPSFSVPATPPDLYLVTRNSPNLSQSVWENFQPDQLFPESSSMPVFPNLSPMQAHQSLDQTIMAQMTPSRAAAPSAQSQPSSQFQVRGEGQGQGNGLLHTQAFPGQNMWQPAFDSGMHDGQSPDSWSSSSVQGQPAPTTLNVEDWFQFFGINGDANGLNLDVSLT, translated from the exons ATGTTCGCCCAGGTTCGATGCGACGCCGCCAGCCTTGGGGTACCTTGCACCAACTGCGTCGCGTTCCAAATCGAATGCCGTATCCCGACGCCGAAGCGAAAAAAGGCCCAGAGCGCAACGGGACAGGCTTCGAAAGACTCTGATAG CGATCGTGAAGGCCAAGACgaacgacggcagccgacACCGCCTTTCAGTGTACCTGCGACAAATGCATATCCCCGAGCTCCGACTGTGACCCATACTGTCGAAGGAACCCCTTCCTCGTCCATAACCGAAGCACAGGCGAGGCAAGAAGAGGCGGACAATGACACTTACCTAAACCTGATCATGAAGCCCAAGTTCACACGTGCCCCCATCACCGAAGCTGGCCGGGTTGCTTACCTCGGAGAATCCTCAAACCTCACTCTTCTTGTTCACGACCGCCAGGGTTCCTCGGATGTCGTCCACTATCCTCTTCCCGAAAACGTGCGTGGCACTCGAGCCAGGCTCACAGAGCTTGACAATGTCGAAATCGACATCCTGCACCAGCGAGGGGCCTTCCTCTTGCCGCCCAGATCTCTCTGCGACGAACTGGTTGACGCTTACTTTAACTGGGTCCACCCAATCGTGCCGGTCATCAATCGTACTCGCTTCATGAGGCAATATTCCGATGCCAAGAATCCTCCCTCTCTACTCCTGCTTCAGGCCGTCCTGCTCGCTGGCTCGCGCGTATGCACCAACGCGCAGCTCATGGACTCCAACGGCTCGACCACGCCTGCCGCTCTGACTTTCTATAAGCGCGCCAAGGCCCTTTACGACGCCAACTATGAAGACGACCGCGTAACGATCGTACAGTCCCTGCTTCTCCTGGGCTGGTACTGGGAGGGACCGGAAGACGTGACGAAGAACGTCTTCTACTGGAGTCGCGTCGCGACCATTGTCGCCCAGGGCTCTGGCATGCATCGCAGCGTAGAGCAATCCCAGCTGAGTCTGTCGGACAAGAGACTGTGGAAGCGTATTTGGTGGACGCTCTTCACCCGCGACCGCTCCGTGGCCGTGGCGTTGGGTCGTCCCGTCCAcatcaacctcgacgactCGGACGTCGAGATGCTGACCATCGACGacttcgtcgaggacgagccagATTGTGCCAGCGAGTTCCCCCCCAACCCAGTTCACGTCCAGTTTTTCCTGCAATACGTCAAGCTGTGCGAGATTATGGGCCTTGTTCTGTCCCAGCAGTACTCGGTCGCCTCGAAGGGGCGGCAGCGGACGGCCATCGACCTGACGCACAGTGACATGGCCCTTGCCGATTGGCTCCAGAATTGCCCCAAGATTGTCTACTGGGAGATGCCTCGCCATCATTTTTGGTCCGCGCTGCTGCATTCTACCTATTATACGACGTTATGTCTTCTGCACCGGGCGCACATGCCCCCAAGCGGTCAGAATCGCTTCCCGGACGACTCTCCTTACCCGTCTCGGAATATTGCTTTCCAAGCTGCTGCCATGATCACTTCGATTGTGGAGAACTTGGCTGCTCGCGACGAGCTGCGCTACTGTCCCGCCTTCATCGTCTACAGTCTGTTTTCGGCGCTCATCATGCATGTCTATCAGATGAGATCGCCCGTTCCGTCCATCCAGCAAGTCACACGAGACAGGCTGCGAAGTTGCATGCAAGCCATGAAAGAGGTTTCCCGGGTGTGGCTGGTGGGCAAGATGGTATACACGCTCTTCGAGTCCATCATTGGCAACAAGGTGTTGGAGGAGAGGCTTCAAAAGGCCGGGGCCAAGAGGCACCGCAAGACGCATCATGGCTTGTCACAGTCGGAACAGCAGACCAAGGCGCAGGATGCCTCGAAGCGCAAGTATGATGACATGGCCATCGACTTCACCGCCAACGCGCCGACTCCCCAAGAATCTTACGAGCGATCGAGGCCGCAGACCCCAAGCGCGAACAAGAacgaaggcggcggtgcagTGCAGCAGACCGGCATACCATCGCCGAGCGTCCGGCCTAGTGGGGCAGACACCTTCATGGGAGGGACCAGCTCGCGGCCGcagacgaggccggccacACCCTTCAACCCTTCGTTCTCTGTGCCTGCAACACCACCCGATCTCTACCTCGTTACAAGAAACTCTCCTAACCTCTCTCAGTCCGTGTGGGAAAATTTTCAGCCAGACCAGCTTTTCCCGGAAAGCTCGAGCATGCCTGTCTTTCCAAACCTGTCGCCGATGCAAGCTCATCAGAGTTTGGACCAAACCATCATGGCCCAAATGACTCCCAGCAGAGCGGCAGCTCCTAGTGCGCAAAGTCAGCCGAGCAGTCAGTTTCAAGTGAGGGGAGaaggccaaggtcaaggcaATGGACTTTTGCATACGCAAGCCTTTCCCGGGCAAAACATGTGGCAGCCTGCATTTGACAGTGGAATGCATGACGGCCAAAGCCCGGATAGCTGGAGCTCCAGCTCGGTCCAAGGGCAGCCGGCTCCCACGACGCTTAATGTCGAGGATTG GTTCCAGTTCTTTGGCATCAACGGTGACGCAAATGGCCTCAACCTCGATGTATCTTTAACCTGA